A region from the Deltaproteobacteria bacterium genome encodes:
- a CDS encoding TetR/AcrR family transcriptional regulator: MTSKATRRAKGTRGRGTQAERSDDTRERVITAAVDCIAESGYKHASVTRIAERSGVSWGGIQHHFGTKDAIIQAVLDHALDEFLLDSRRISPTADTLENRVKVLVEGAWRLVNRPGFRAFFEIMLSHRYEPPRRNPARRYRARVWNVIIAAWDHLFGHLQLSQEQVELARRVTFTTLGGMVVESIMRTDAPDFDGPLAVLQDNLLRLLRAPKSTSRARSFMGS; encoded by the coding sequence ATGACTTCGAAGGCAACGCGCAGGGCGAAGGGGACGCGGGGGCGCGGCACGCAGGCGGAGCGCAGCGACGACACTCGCGAGCGGGTAATCACGGCCGCCGTCGACTGCATCGCCGAGTCCGGCTACAAGCACGCCAGCGTCACCCGCATCGCGGAGCGTTCGGGGGTGTCTTGGGGCGGCATCCAGCATCACTTCGGCACCAAGGACGCCATCATCCAGGCGGTACTCGATCACGCGCTCGACGAGTTTCTGCTCGACAGCCGGCGCATCTCGCCTACCGCCGACACGCTGGAGAACCGCGTCAAGGTGCTGGTCGAAGGCGCGTGGCGGCTGGTGAACCGCCCCGGGTTCCGGGCCTTCTTCGAGATCATGCTCAGTCACCGCTACGAGCCGCCGCGGCGCAACCCGGCGCGGCGCTACCGGGCGCGGGTGTGGAACGTGATCATCGCCGCCTGGGATCATCTCTTCGGTCACTTGCAGCTGTCGCAAGAGCAGGTGGAGCTGGCGCGGCGCGTGACGTTCACCACGCTCGGCGGCATGGTGGTCGAGTCGATCATGCGCACCGACGCGCCCGACTTCGACGGACCGCTGGCGGTGTTGCAGGACAATCTGCTGCGGCTGCTGCGCGCCCCGAAGTCCACTTCCCGCGCAAGATCCTTCATGGGCTCATGA
- a CDS encoding acyl-CoA dehydrogenase family protein → MDFELTPEQERLQREIYAYLDALVTPALLAELHEKPEGGGPDNAPEYTKCLRRLGDDGWLGLGWPTQYGGQGKGPIEQYIFFDAVSGYHALPIPMLALNTVGPTIMQVGTAQQKERFLPPILKGRLNIGIGYTEPGAGSDLASLRTTAVRDGDSYVINGQKVFTTLADFCDYIWLAARTDPTAKKHKGISIFMIDTKSPGFRFDPIKIMGGFRSNITYYDDMRVPKDCLIGEENAGWYYINTQLAMERITLVPHSRAGRLVGEMIRWVKQTTLDGVRLADVPWVRTRLAEMARDTEVLKLMNYRVAWLIAQGIVPFAEASMVKIFGSELFQRIHGLGMQVMGSFGQLEPGNELAPLGGKLEREYLAKMLLTFGGGANEVLRDVVAIMGLGMPRSR, encoded by the coding sequence ATGGATTTCGAGCTGACGCCCGAGCAAGAGCGGCTCCAGCGGGAGATCTATGCGTATCTCGACGCCCTGGTGACCCCCGCGCTGCTGGCGGAGCTGCACGAGAAGCCTGAGGGCGGCGGCCCCGACAACGCGCCGGAGTACACGAAGTGTTTGCGCCGGCTCGGCGACGATGGCTGGCTCGGACTCGGCTGGCCCACGCAGTACGGCGGTCAGGGCAAGGGGCCGATCGAGCAGTACATCTTCTTCGATGCCGTGTCCGGGTACCACGCGCTGCCGATTCCGATGCTGGCGCTCAACACCGTTGGGCCGACGATCATGCAGGTCGGCACGGCGCAGCAGAAGGAGCGCTTCCTGCCGCCGATTCTGAAGGGCCGATTGAACATCGGCATCGGCTACACCGAGCCCGGCGCCGGCAGCGATCTCGCCTCGCTCCGCACCACGGCCGTCCGCGACGGCGATTCGTACGTGATCAACGGCCAGAAGGTGTTCACCACGCTAGCCGACTTCTGTGACTACATCTGGCTCGCCGCGCGCACGGACCCGACGGCCAAGAAGCACAAGGGGATCTCGATCTTCATGATCGACACCAAGAGCCCCGGCTTCCGCTTCGACCCGATCAAGATCATGGGCGGGTTCCGCTCCAACATCACGTACTACGACGACATGCGCGTGCCGAAGGACTGCCTCATCGGCGAGGAGAACGCCGGCTGGTACTACATCAACACGCAGCTGGCGATGGAGCGCATCACGCTGGTGCCGCATTCGCGGGCTGGGCGGCTGGTCGGCGAGATGATCCGCTGGGTCAAGCAGACTACGCTCGATGGGGTGCGGCTGGCCGACGTGCCGTGGGTGCGCACCCGGCTGGCCGAGATGGCGCGCGACACCGAGGTGCTCAAGCTCATGAACTACCGCGTGGCGTGGCTGATCGCGCAGGGCATTGTGCCGTTCGCCGAGGCCTCGATGGTCAAGATCTTCGGCTCCGAGCTGTTCCAGCGCATCCACGGTTTGGGCATGCAAGTGATGGGATCATTCGGCCAGCTGGAACCGGGCAACGAGTTGGCACCGCTCGGCGGCAAGCTCGAGCGCGAGTATCTCGCGAAGATGCTGCTGACCTTCGGCGGCGGCGCCAACGAAGTGCTGCGGGATGTCGTGGCCATCATGGGCCTAGGAATGCCGCGCTCGCGTTAG
- a CDS encoding MaoC family dehydratase N-terminal domain-containing protein: MSFNQSEAAKLVGAESGAIPALDRVTKSDIRHWCEVIGDADPDYAEKIKQGAKTAPPAMTMVWSQPPLWPPSEASEPHEKLLRMLDEAGYKGTAGVKLEQEFQQPIRIGDRLSFTVKVAGLSQGEEATKMGKGYLVDLHYAIRDGRGQVVSTQTYTVFKFRSLELPS; encoded by the coding sequence ATGAGTTTCAATCAATCCGAAGCAGCCAAGCTCGTGGGGGCTGAGTCCGGCGCCATCCCAGCGCTCGACCGGGTCACCAAATCCGACATCCGGCACTGGTGCGAAGTGATCGGTGATGCCGACCCCGACTACGCCGAGAAGATCAAACAGGGAGCCAAGACCGCGCCACCGGCGATGACGATGGTGTGGTCGCAGCCGCCGCTGTGGCCCCCCTCGGAGGCGAGCGAACCGCACGAGAAGCTGCTGCGGATGCTCGACGAGGCGGGCTACAAAGGCACCGCCGGCGTCAAACTCGAACAGGAGTTCCAGCAGCCCATCCGCATCGGCGACCGCTTGAGTTTCACGGTCAAGGTGGCCGGACTCTCCCAGGGCGAGGAGGCCACCAAGATGGGCAAGGGCTACCTGGTCGATTTGCACTACGCAATCCGTGACGGCCGCGGCCAGGTGGTCAGCACGCAGACATACACGGTGTTCAAGTTCCGCAGCCTGGAACTACCAAGTTGA